The genomic interval CTGGCGCCCCCCCCGAGCTGCAGCGCCCCGAGGTGGAGTGCGTGCGCGGCGACTTCACGGACCTCGGGTCCGTCGTGCCTGCGCTCGAAGGCATCCAGCACGTCTACCACCTGGCCCGCGGCTACGGGAACACGTGGGACGAGTACCTGCGCTGGGACGTGGCGCCGACGCGCGCGTTCGCCGAGGCGTGCGCCAAGGCCGGTGTGTCGCGCTTCTTCTACGCCAGCTCCATCGCCATCTACTACGCCGGGGCGCGCGCGAGCGTCATCACGGAGGAGACGGCGCCCCTCGAGGACATGCTGGCCGCGAACCCCTACGCGCGGAGCAAGGCCGAGAACGAGCGCGTGCTGCGCGAGCTCATGCGCGACGCGGGGCTCCCGCTGACGATCTTCCGCCCGGGCATCGTGCTGGGCGCGGGCGGCCCGCCGCTGCACTGGGGCATCGCCGCGTGGCCCTATGCCTCCGTCTGCCGCCTGTATGGCTCCGGCGACCACCCGCTGCCCATCGTGCTGGTGGACGACGTGGCCGACGCGATGGTCGCGGCGCGCACGGCCGAAGAGGTGTTGGGCAAGTCGTACAACCTCACGGCCGAGGCGTGCATCACGGCCAACGAGTACCTGGACGAGGTCGAGCGGCACGCGGGCGTCTCCATCCGCCGGGTGCCCGTGTCGGCGCCGCGCGCCTTCGTCACGGCCTGGTCCAAGTACGCCATCAAGGCGCTAGGGGGCGACCCACGCGCGCTGCAGCCCAGCTACGCGGACTGCGAGGGGCGCAGCTTCGCGGCCACCTTCGACTGCAGCAAGGCCGCGCGCGAGCTGGGCTGGCTGCCCGAGCAGCGGCGCGAGCGGCTGGTCGCCGAGGGGATCCACCGGCCGGTGGAGGAGCACTTCGAGCTGGCGCCCGCGACGGCGGGAGACGCGCACGTCGCGTCGCTCGACGCGGCGGCGCGCACCCGGAAGGCCAGCGCCGACGAGCTGCGCGCCACGAACCCAGGACTCGAGCGGGCCCCGTCCCCTCACGGCGAGCGCAGGCGTGCGCGCGCGGCCAGCGGGGCGCGCACTCGTCGCACGTCGGAGAAGCGCCCGTGATCTTCGCGGCCAGCGCGGGACTCGGTCTGAGCGGGACGCTGCTGACGCTGCCGGGGACGCTCGAGCTAGGCGCCCTCACGCTCGGCTCGCTGCTGGCGCGCCCACGCCCGCTCGGTGACCCGGCCCGCTGCGGCGTGCTCGCGGTGGTGGTGCCGGCCCACGACGAAGCGGACGGCATCGGACGCTGCGTCGCGAGCCTGCTCGCCTGCGTCCCTCCGCCCGGCGGCGTGCGGGTGCTGGTTGTGGCTGACAACTGCAGTGACGACACGGCCGAGCGCGCACGCGCGGCGGGCGCCGAGGTCCTGGAGCGCAACGACCCCGAGAGGCGTGGCAAGGGCTACGCGCTCGAGCTCGGGTTCGAGCACGTCCTGTCGGATCCCCGCGTGGAGGCCGCGCTGGTGGTCGACGCCGACACGACCGTGGCCGAGAGCTTCCTCGTGACCATGGCGGCGGCGTTCGCGCCAGGTGCGGATGGGACTCCGGGCGCGGACGGGGCGCAGTGCCGGTACCTGGTGAGCAACCCAGACGCACAGCGCCTACGCAATGTCGCCCTCTTGGCCTTCAACGTTGCGCGACCTCGTGCGCGCGAGTGTTTCGGCCTGTCGGTGGGTGTCCTCGGCAACGGCTTCGGCCTGCACCGCCGCGTGCTGGAGACCGTCCCCTACACCGCGCGTTCGGTCGTAGAGGACCTCGAGTACCACGTCATGATGGTGCGTGCGGGCTTCGCCATGCGCTTCGTCGAGCAGACCCACGTGAGCGCCGACGTACCAACCGCAGATGCCGCGGTACGTACGCAGCGGGCACGCTGGGAGGGCGGTCGGCTGCGCGTGTTGCGCGAGCTGGCGCCGAGCCTCTTGGGCGACGTGCTCCGTGGACGCGGGCGCTGCGTCGAGCCGCTGGGGGAGCTGCTGTTGTTGCCCCTCGCGACGCACGTGGGTGTCCTGCTCGTGGTGCTGGCGCTGCCGTTCCCGCCTACGCAGCTCTACGCTGCTTCGGCGCTCGCGCTGGTGGGCGCACACGTGCTCGCCAGTCTGTTCACCAGCGGCGCTTCGCGGGACGACTGGTCCGCGCTCGCCAAGGCGCCCCTGTACGTCGTGCGCAAGGTCGCCCTCGCCCCCGCCATCCTGCGCGCCAGCCGCGCCGAGCAGGAGTGGGTGCGCACGGAGCGAGCGTCGTGAACTCCGCATGCACATGGCCCGCCCGGGTATGTGAAACCCCTCGGCCCCCTCCGTCCGGGCCGGCAGACGCCGTTCATCGCTGGCGCGCTCGGCGAGCTGGCCATGCGCGTCGATGGGCAGCCGCCTGTCGAACCTCCCTCTGGCGCCCGTGCGCCGCTCCACGCGCGTTCGCGCTCCCACGGCTGACATGACCCACCTCACACGAGCCCGCTCCCTTCCGTCTCTGTGGTCCACCCTCGGCATGCGCCTGCTCGGCACGCTGCTGCTCGTCGTACCTGCAGCCTGCGCCGGGCAGTGCGGCACCCCTGCCAGCGAAGGGACCTCGGGCGGTGATGCCACCACGTCCACCGACGGCACAGCGCCGCCCGAGGTCCGCCCCCCGCAGCCCGACCCAGGTACCCCCCTCACGCAGGCGAACGTATTCTTCCTCGGCCACAGCCTGCAGGGCTGGGATGCGCCGGCGATGATCGGCTCGTTCGCGACCGACGCCGGGGTCACGTACCAGTATCAAGCCGCCATCGGGATTGGCGCGAACCTGGCGTGGCAGTGGACGCACCCGGAGGGTGCCGAGGGGAGCAACCCGCGCACGACGCTCGCCACGGAGCCCTTCGACGTGCTGGTGATGACGGAAGCGATCCCGCTCGCCTCGCAGATCAACGGAGCCGACAGCTTCGCCAATGCGCGACGCTTCGTGGCGCTGGCGCACGGCCAGAACCCCGACGTGCAGACGTACCTCTACGAGACGTGGGACTACCTCACGGTGGACGACTGGCGTGGCCGGCTGGACAGCGACCGAGCCCTGTGGGTGTCGATCGTGGACGCGGTGAACGACGAGCACCCGGGTCGTGACATGCTGCTCATCCCGGGCGGCGCGGCGATGGCTGCGCTCTACGACCGTATCGAGGCTGGCCAGGTGCCCGGCATCAGCGACCACCGAGATCTGTTCGTGGACGACATCCACCTCACGAACATCGGGTGGTACTTCATCGCGATGGTGCAGTACGCCACCATCTACCGACGTAGCCCGGTGGGGTTGCCCGCAGAGACGACCAACCGATTCGAACAGCCCATCCCGCCCCCGCCCGCGTCCGCCATCCCCGTGCTCCAGGAGGTCGCGTGGCAGGTGGTGCTCGGCGACTCGCGCAGTGGGGTGGCCGCGCGCTAGTCGCCGGTTCCACATCACACGCTCGGGCCCGACGGGCGGGCGGCGGTCTGGCGGTGCCGCCACGAGGTCCAACGGCACCGCCATCGTGCGTTGCGGCGATTGTCTTCGGTCAGTCCATCGGATATGCGGGTCCGCATGGATTCCTCGCGCTCGAGCCGCGTCGCGACCGCCCTGCTGCTGGGGCTGCTGGTGGCTGCGCCGTGTGCGCTGCAGGCATGGGTGAGCGACGACGCGTTCATCACGCTGCGGGTGGTCGACAACGTGCTCGAAGGGCGCGGCGCCGTGTGGAACGAAGGGCAGCGGGTGCAGGCGTACACACACCCGGCCTGGTTTGCGCTGCTGGTGATCGTCGTTGGCGTGACACGCGAGTTCTTCCTCACGCCCATGGCGCTCGGGGTCGCGCTCTCGTTCGCGTTCGTCGCCGGGCTGATGCGGCACGCACGCTTGGGACGCGGATGCTTCGTGGCCGCCCTGCTCGCCGCCTCGCCCTCCTTCGTGGACTTCGCCACCTCGGGCCTGGAGAACCCCCTCACGCACCTCCTGTTGCTGCTCGGGGCCCTCGAAGCACGTCGCCCACACCCTCGGGTCGCCCGCCTCGTGCTGTGGGCGGGGCTCCTGCACCTCACGCGCCCGGACGGTGTGCTGCTGATGGCACCTCCGCTCGCCCTCGTGCTGTGGCGCGCGGTTCGAGCGGACGGGCCGCGCCGTCCCGCACGCGACACACTGGTCGCCCTGCTGCCAGTGCTGGGGTGGTATGCGTGGGCGCTGATCTACTATGGGACACCCATCGCGAACACGGCGCTGGCCAAGCTCGGCGCCGGGCTCCCTCCGCGACACACGTGGCCCGTCGGGCTCCACTACCTCGGAACGCTGGTGCGGGACCCCGCGGCGCTGGTCCTGGTCGCGGCGGCCTCGGCGACGGCGTTGCGGGCGCTCGCACGGAAGCACACCGAGTCGTCCGGGGCGGTAGCGTTCGCGTGGTGGCTCGGCATGCTCCTGCACGTCACGTACATCGTGAGCATCGGCGGAGACTTCATGCTGGGGCGATTCTGGACTCCCCTGATCGCGCTGTCGGCGATCGTGCTCGTGCTGCACGCCCCTGCAGACCCGCCGCCCCTGACGACCGCGACGCCACACGCCCGGCGTGGCTGGGTCCTCGCGACCACGGCGTCGCTGATCGTGCTGGGTGCCCACGCCGCCGTGTTCGCGCTCGGGGTGCATCCGGGCCAACCAGAGCCCGCCACCGAGCTGGTGACCGACTACGAGTATGGGGTCTACGACGAGCGAGCCTTCTATCGGGGCGACGTCAGCATCCAAGCGTGGGTCGAGGGACGCGGCCCGTGGACGACGCTCTCCGGCCGGCGCGCGCGGGCGCTCGCCGCCGAGCTGCGAGAGTCGGGACAGCGGCGCGTCGTCGAGGGCGCGCAGGCGGGGTTCTTCGGCTTCTATGGTGGCCCCGCGGTCCACCTGCTGGACGCCTACGCGCTGGCCGACCCGCTGCTGTCGCGCTTGCCAGCGTTTCGGATGCCGCTCTTCCGCGCTGGGCACCTGCCGCGCGTCGTCCCGCCCGGCTACGTGGTCAGCGAGCGCGTCGGAGAGAACCGCTTCGACGACGAGGCGCTGGGCGCGCTGTGGGAGCGCGTACGCCTGCTGACCCGCGGGCCGTTGTTCACACGCGCGCGCTGGGAAGCCATCGCGTGGTTCATGACCCACCAGAGCACCGATGGCCTGGACGTGGACCGCTACCTGCTCTGGCACGCGACGCACGTAGCGGCGGGCCAGCTCACCCGCGGCCCCGTGGGAGTGCGCGACATGGGCATCCACGTCGAGCTCGAGGGCGTGGCGCGCGCCCACCAGGTCACCGTGACGCTCGACCCTCCGGACCGACGCGAGCTGTGGTTCTACCGGGGCGACACGCGCCTCGCGGAGCTCGTGGCGCCCGCGTCGAACGACCCCGTCGACGTCCCCGACGCGGCGCGCGGTGGCTTCGACCGAGTCGTCGTGCTGCCGCGCGACCGCTACCTCCCTGACGCGCGTCGCCTCCTGGGCTTCGCGCTCGATGGACGTGTGCTGCCCGAACCTGCTCAGCCGTCCGGGGTCAGCC from Sandaracinaceae bacterium carries:
- a CDS encoding glycosyltransferase; its protein translation is MIFAASAGLGLSGTLLTLPGTLELGALTLGSLLARPRPLGDPARCGVLAVVVPAHDEADGIGRCVASLLACVPPPGGVRVLVVADNCSDDTAERARAAGAEVLERNDPERRGKGYALELGFEHVLSDPRVEAALVVDADTTVAESFLVTMAAAFAPGADGTPGADGAQCRYLVSNPDAQRLRNVALLAFNVARPRARECFGLSVGVLGNGFGLHRRVLETVPYTARSVVEDLEYHVMMVRAGFAMRFVEQTHVSADVPTADAAVRTQRARWEGGRLRVLRELAPSLLGDVLRGRGRCVEPLGELLLLPLATHVGVLLVVLALPFPPTQLYAASALALVGAHVLASLFTSGASRDDWSALAKAPLYVVRKVALAPAILRASRAEQEWVRTERAS